In Xenorhabdus nematophila ATCC 19061, one DNA window encodes the following:
- a CDS encoding SelB C-terminal domain-containing protein produces MSQGWQSVPLFVTAAVTGEGIAPLREYLRSIHQSQLTHQHHHSFQNPQPEKLSQRFRLAVDRVFTVKGAGIVVTGTALAGRVSVGDALWLTGSEQTIRVRGLHAQNQPAFLDWLSQLAITRHHAGNLASHLPQGALSLSHFAWARQLTESQLSHLLAEMNVIIAGDWALSLHNAELAEQRLLQVLAEYHAKHPDQLGVGKARLRRMALPTLDETLVYTLINRLLEQKALKQTHGLAFTDEQASLWLKAEPYFNTEVWWVRDLATEMGEDEAIIRHLLRTAAQLGMIIAIVPDRYYHRQRIQQFADVIRQYDQDKGGITAVGFRDEFSIGRKLAIQILEFFDRTGFTRRKADLHMLRDEEIF; encoded by the coding sequence GTGTCACAAGGTTGGCAATCCGTTCCTTTGTTTGTCACAGCCGCCGTCACCGGAGAAGGTATTGCACCACTCAGAGAATATTTACGTTCTATTCATCAATCACAGCTGACTCACCAGCATCATCACTCTTTTCAAAATCCACAGCCTGAAAAATTAAGCCAGCGCTTTCGTCTGGCTGTTGATCGCGTTTTTACGGTTAAAGGGGCGGGGATAGTTGTCACGGGAACCGCATTGGCGGGGCGCGTCAGTGTCGGTGATGCCTTGTGGCTGACCGGCAGTGAGCAAACTATCAGAGTACGTGGTTTACATGCCCAGAATCAGCCTGCCTTCCTTGATTGGTTATCCCAATTGGCGATAACGCGTCATCATGCGGGAAACCTCGCCTCTCATTTACCACAGGGTGCGCTATCACTCAGTCACTTTGCCTGGGCGCGCCAGTTAACGGAAAGCCAGCTCAGCCACTTGCTGGCGGAGATGAATGTCATTATTGCGGGAGACTGGGCTCTGTCACTGCATAATGCAGAGCTGGCAGAACAGCGGTTATTGCAGGTGTTGGCAGAATATCATGCTAAACATCCTGACCAGCTTGGGGTAGGTAAAGCCCGCTTGAGAAGGATGGCATTACCCACATTGGATGAAACTTTGGTTTATACCCTGATCAACCGCTTACTTGAACAGAAAGCGCTGAAACAAACGCATGGGTTGGCATTTACTGATGAGCAGGCCAGCCTTTGGCTAAAAGCCGAACCGTATTTTAATACTGAAGTCTGGTGGGTACGCGATTTGGCGACCGAAATGGGGGAAGATGAAGCGATCATTCGTCATCTTTTGCGAACAGCGGCGCAGTTGGGGATGATTATTGCCATCGTGCCAGATCGTTATTATCACCGTCAGCGTATTCAGCAATTTGCGGATGTGATCCGTCAATATGATCAGGATAAAGGCGGCATAACCGCAGTCGGTTTCCGCGATGAATTCAGTATCGGCCGAAAATTAGCTATTCAAATCCTGGAATTCTTTGACCGCACAGGTTTTACCCGCAGAAAAGCTGATTTGCACATGTTACGGGATGAAGAAATATTTTAG
- a CDS encoding LTA synthase family protein, with protein MKKKIISRVYLGLLLIASLILVLEKGGDIYPALVSVGVFGVIFGLVFFVSARWLFSAVLAGTLFIILKFLNQIKVHYYKEQLMFSDLNVMLDPSNQETLRHYWLAGIAIGAMIIWLIFNMVLSWKTALPVRRMKWRLASLVLMAAGVFGINLTVSAYHNQWIGELPKGRGTMTNMVMSAMDSKYHPPRFGTSADYFLQQAKKVTLPEVQSDVKPDVVVLLQESTVNPHLYQLPADVKLPDLYMFQRDVNTSAQSPLRVQTFGGGTWLSEFSVLTGLNTDDFGARKNAVFYFVVDHLQNSLFHAMKENGYYTVVLTPFNKSAYHAGHAYKTLGVDRIIQPQELGYPASMDENLWTISTQDMLSYVKTILAKETDKPVFIFSLTMYEHGPYEESHHDDYGLTGKIDRSATVGKFSHYMEKITASDSAIKDFSEFVAKRDKPTVFLSFGDHQPSIHVAHYNSLLPDPAHITQFTLRDNLKQGASITTGKLTDISFLGGMILERARLFAPEFYQANMTMRHLCDGALNDCQDTALVESYKHYIYQQLGVAGKE; from the coding sequence ATGAAGAAAAAAATAATTTCGAGGGTTTATCTTGGATTGCTATTGATTGCTTCCTTGATATTGGTGTTGGAAAAGGGGGGGGATATTTACCCTGCGCTTGTGTCTGTTGGCGTGTTTGGCGTTATCTTTGGTCTGGTTTTTTTTGTTTCAGCACGGTGGTTATTTTCAGCGGTGTTGGCCGGAACTTTATTTATCATCCTCAAATTTCTCAACCAGATAAAAGTCCATTACTACAAAGAACAACTGATGTTTTCTGATTTGAATGTCATGTTGGATCCGTCCAATCAGGAAACCTTGCGTCATTATTGGCTGGCCGGTATCGCGATAGGCGCGATGATTATCTGGTTGATATTCAACATGGTGCTGAGCTGGAAAACCGCACTCCCTGTGAGAAGGATGAAATGGCGGCTTGCCAGTCTTGTGCTCATGGCAGCCGGTGTCTTTGGGATCAATCTGACCGTCAGTGCCTACCATAATCAGTGGATAGGGGAATTGCCGAAAGGGCGGGGGACAATGACCAATATGGTGATGTCTGCGATGGATTCGAAATACCATCCGCCGCGATTCGGAACATCAGCTGATTATTTCTTGCAACAGGCAAAAAAAGTGACCTTGCCGGAGGTGCAGTCAGATGTGAAACCCGATGTGGTTGTGTTGTTGCAGGAGTCTACGGTTAACCCCCATCTTTATCAGTTACCCGCTGATGTCAAGTTGCCGGATCTCTATATGTTCCAGCGTGACGTGAATACCAGTGCCCAAAGCCCGCTAAGGGTACAAACCTTTGGTGGCGGAACATGGTTATCTGAATTTTCTGTTTTGACCGGTTTGAATACCGATGATTTCGGTGCCCGCAAAAATGCGGTGTTTTACTTTGTCGTTGATCATCTGCAAAACAGCCTGTTTCATGCAATGAAAGAAAATGGTTATTACACCGTTGTACTGACGCCATTTAATAAGTCTGCCTATCATGCCGGACACGCTTACAAGACATTGGGCGTTGATCGGATTATCCAGCCGCAGGAACTGGGCTATCCAGCCAGCATGGATGAAAATCTATGGACGATTTCGACGCAGGACATGCTGTCTTATGTGAAAACCATTTTGGCTAAGGAAACAGATAAGCCGGTTTTTATTTTCTCTCTGACCATGTATGAGCATGGCCCTTATGAAGAAAGCCACCATGATGACTATGGTTTGACTGGCAAAATTGATCGTTCGGCTACAGTAGGCAAGTTCAGCCATTATATGGAAAAAATCACGGCTTCCGATTCGGCCATCAAGGATTTTAGTGAGTTCGTTGCCAAGCGTGATAAGCCCACGGTTTTCCTCTCTTTTGGGGATCATCAGCCGAGCATCCATGTTGCCCACTATAATTCTCTATTACCTGATCCCGCGCATATAACCCAATTTACGCTGCGGGATAACCTGAAACAGGGTGCATCAATAACAACGGGTAAGCTGACGGATATCTCTTTCCTTGGCGGTATGATCCTGGAGCGAGCTCGCTTATTCGCTCCTGAATTTTATCAGGCTAATATGACCATGCGGCATCTGTGTGATGGCGCGTTGAATGATTGTCAGGATACGGCTTTGGTAGAGAGCTACAAGCATTATATTTATCAGCAGTTGGGAGTGGCTGGTAAGGAATAA
- a CDS encoding GntR family transcriptional regulator, giving the protein MRNHFVDWVREQLEKRSNSPRYIQLQQAIEAAIEKQLLKADEFLPPERRLAESLNISRVTVSKAMQLLEEKGVIVRQQGIGTQVAKLADASLNQAVGFTAQIIKEGGTVSNYWLSRNIIPAPADIAKKLSINTGEHIAELRRIRFANNTPVSLENTYIPQKYLPHPELLEGSLYAHWEEHNIHLTNVNHKIKAISCPAELAISLHVTENSPLLQIHQISFNNQNEIIEFSEILCRGDIYGLDFNSAQNIDINYNQKNNS; this is encoded by the coding sequence ATGCGGAATCACTTTGTTGACTGGGTACGCGAACAACTTGAAAAGAGAAGCAATAGCCCCCGTTATATCCAACTGCAACAAGCTATTGAAGCGGCAATTGAAAAACAGTTATTGAAAGCCGATGAATTTCTGCCGCCAGAACGCCGGTTAGCAGAATCACTCAATATATCTCGGGTGACTGTCAGTAAAGCCATGCAGCTTCTGGAAGAAAAAGGGGTGATCGTACGCCAGCAAGGGATTGGTACTCAGGTCGCCAAATTGGCTGATGCTTCACTCAATCAAGCGGTTGGCTTTACTGCTCAAATCATTAAAGAGGGAGGAACAGTATCCAATTATTGGTTATCGCGGAATATTATCCCTGCTCCGGCAGACATAGCGAAAAAATTGTCCATTAATACTGGTGAGCATATCGCCGAACTACGCCGCATTCGCTTTGCGAACAATACGCCTGTCTCTCTGGAGAATACCTATATTCCCCAAAAATATCTTCCTCATCCAGAATTGCTGGAAGGTTCCCTGTATGCACATTGGGAAGAACACAACATTCACCTCACCAATGTGAATCACAAAATCAAAGCTATTTCCTGCCCTGCGGAACTTGCCATTTCGCTTCATGTCACTGAAAACTCACCACTGCTACAAATTCACCAGATAAGCTTCAATAACCAAAATGAGATCATCGAATTCAGTGAAATTTTATGTCGTGGCGATATTTATGGGCTGGATTTCAATTCTGCTCAGAATATAGACATTAACTATAATCAAAAAAATAATTCATGA
- a CDS encoding purine-cytosine permease family protein has protein sequence MSTQQNRHRFWKVERTGIDLVPASERTGTPLDLFWVWSAANIGILGIVYGAIIVSFKLSFLQSVLAALIGLSSFALVGYVSFSGKRGRTTTLTLSRTIFGIKGNTAPTVIFWFISMGWESINIVTGTLTLSALFQACGLAESTLLTVASMILFAGLSIGVTLLGKEMVITLQRWVIQIFGIMTLVVVFYILMMTKWETVLSMPPGSWLTGFLPAVSVVAAGSGIAWAASSADYSRFQNENSSNAKIFTAVTAGGMIPLVLLLFAGILLSVQLPDLPNSDNPIAHIGSILPDWMLIPYLMTALAGIVIMAVMSLYSASLNLLTLGIKVKRIHAVTIDSVIVLTVAVYTLFVTGDFMGPFIAFLIFFGVFLAAWEAVFLLDYIVIRRKQGYCPDTLFNDSGPNGGIKWVPISCWLLGALAGFMVTKNDFMSGPWAVGIFANSSFGLFLSFFVSLICYGLYLMLNRDKRLKHLYCLSLSWDRRQGILF, from the coding sequence ATGAGTACACAGCAAAATCGTCATCGGTTCTGGAAGGTGGAACGCACAGGTATAGATCTTGTTCCTGCTTCAGAACGTACAGGTACACCACTGGATTTATTTTGGGTCTGGTCTGCCGCTAATATTGGTATCCTCGGCATTGTTTACGGTGCCATCATTGTCTCCTTTAAACTTTCTTTTTTACAGTCAGTGCTTGCTGCATTGATCGGCCTTTCCAGTTTTGCATTGGTGGGCTATGTCAGTTTCAGTGGCAAACGGGGAAGAACAACGACGCTGACTCTCTCCCGCACAATTTTTGGTATCAAAGGAAATACGGCTCCGACAGTCATCTTCTGGTTCATTTCCATGGGATGGGAGTCCATCAATATTGTCACGGGGACATTGACGCTGTCAGCGTTATTTCAGGCTTGCGGACTGGCTGAAAGTACACTGTTGACGGTAGCCAGCATGATATTATTCGCAGGGTTGTCAATTGGTGTCACGCTGCTGGGAAAAGAAATGGTTATTACCCTGCAGCGATGGGTTATCCAGATTTTTGGCATTATGACATTGGTTGTGGTGTTTTATATTCTGATGATGACAAAATGGGAAACGGTGTTGTCCATGCCGCCAGGGAGTTGGTTAACCGGATTTTTGCCGGCGGTTTCGGTCGTTGCTGCGGGAAGTGGCATAGCCTGGGCGGCTTCGAGCGCTGATTATAGCCGTTTTCAGAATGAAAATTCGTCCAACGCCAAGATTTTCACCGCAGTCACCGCAGGCGGTATGATCCCTCTGGTATTGCTGTTATTCGCGGGAATTTTGCTCTCAGTTCAATTACCTGACCTGCCGAACTCAGATAATCCGATTGCCCATATTGGTTCCATCCTGCCGGATTGGATGCTGATCCCTTATTTGATGACTGCCCTTGCCGGTATCGTCATTATGGCGGTCATGAGCCTCTATTCTGCCAGCTTGAATTTATTGACATTGGGTATAAAAGTTAAGCGAATTCATGCTGTTACTATTGATTCTGTTATTGTGCTGACTGTCGCAGTTTATACCCTGTTTGTTACCGGTGACTTTATGGGGCCATTTATCGCATTCCTGATATTTTTCGGAGTGTTTTTGGCCGCTTGGGAGGCGGTATTCTTGCTTGACTATATCGTGATCCGCCGTAAGCAGGGGTATTGCCCGGATACATTATTCAATGACAGTGGCCCGAACGGTGGCATTAAATGGGTTCCGATATCGTGTTGGTTACTGGGAGCATTGGCTGGTTTTATGGTGACAAAAAATGATTTCATGAGTGGCCCGTGGGCAGTCGGGATTTTTGCGAATTCCAGCTTTGGGCTGTTTTTGTCATTTTTCGTCAGTCTTATCTGTTATGGTCTGTATTTGATGTTGAATAGGGATAAAAGATTAAAGCACCTTTACTGCCTGTCGTTGTCGTGGGATCGGCGACAGGGGATATTGTTCTGA
- a CDS encoding PfkB family carbohydrate kinase: MKAPLLPVVVVGSATGDIVLKLPELPDDGEYWEAEEVDRQVGGCALNVARALRRLQVPVINGIFVGNGTWGASVAAEMENLGLKVTLRHPTKDNSWCFAMMKPDGKRIYVSVPGCDDAWNTEVLATIPLPEQGFLYASGYELANPTAGDLREWLLASPVGLTLVLDFGPRLVDIDPEFIRTLPVGRTILSLNEDEITVLCGDGDSMTQAGRYADEQGFTIIARVGAEGAWICQPNRSPEYVPAYKVRFEDRIGAGDAHCGGMLAGLSQGMSLRDAVDFGNRVAAIVVSLPGANGAPTKDELENFTVG; encoded by the coding sequence ATTAAAGCACCTTTACTGCCTGTCGTTGTCGTGGGATCGGCGACAGGGGATATTGTTCTGAAGTTGCCTGAATTGCCTGATGATGGTGAATATTGGGAAGCCGAGGAAGTTGACCGGCAAGTTGGCGGCTGTGCATTGAATGTTGCTCGTGCCCTGCGCCGTCTTCAAGTTCCGGTGATCAATGGCATATTTGTGGGTAATGGCACTTGGGGAGCAAGTGTCGCGGCAGAAATGGAAAATCTGGGGCTAAAGGTAACATTACGCCATCCCACAAAAGACAATAGTTGGTGTTTTGCCATGATGAAACCGGATGGTAAACGCATCTATGTTTCTGTCCCGGGTTGTGACGATGCCTGGAATACAGAGGTGCTGGCGACTATCCCGTTGCCTGAACAGGGATTTCTCTATGCCAGTGGTTATGAATTAGCGAATCCTACAGCGGGTGATTTACGGGAATGGTTATTGGCTTCGCCCGTTGGGCTGACTTTGGTATTGGATTTTGGCCCTCGTTTGGTTGATATCGATCCCGAATTTATCCGCACATTGCCGGTGGGGAGAACAATACTCAGCCTGAATGAAGATGAGATAACCGTGCTGTGTGGTGATGGCGATTCGATGACACAAGCCGGCCGTTATGCCGATGAACAGGGTTTCACGATTATTGCCCGCGTCGGTGCGGAAGGGGCCTGGATATGCCAGCCAAACCGTAGTCCTGAATACGTTCCTGCTTATAAGGTCAGATTTGAAGATAGGATTGGTGCCGGCGATGCACATTGTGGCGGTATGCTGGCGGGATTATCTCAGGGTATGTCGTTACGGGATGCCGTCGATTTCGGAAACCGTGTTGCAGCCATCGTGGTCAGCCTTCCCGGTGCGAATGGGGCACCGACCAAGGATGAACTGGAAAACTTTACTGTTGGTTAA
- a CDS encoding helix-turn-helix transcriptional regulator translates to MSSTDLEHKIIAGQTVSEKLLMLLKTRGALQASDAGKLLGTTGEAARQQFVKLAKEGLIEAKSETRGVGRPVQLWHLTKKGHAQFPDTHAELTTQLITIIRNQLGETAMDVIIHSREKEALSNYKKNMEGITHLQERVERLVAIRCREGYMANYSIEENGAFLFFENHCPICSAAKICQGFCRTELKIFREILQANVERTEYILSGDRRCAYRITPLV, encoded by the coding sequence ATGTCAAGCACTGACTTGGAACATAAAATAATCGCGGGGCAAACAGTGAGTGAGAAGTTATTAATGCTTCTAAAAACTCGAGGTGCCTTACAAGCCTCTGATGCCGGCAAACTATTAGGAACAACCGGGGAAGCTGCCCGGCAACAATTCGTGAAGCTGGCTAAAGAAGGATTGATTGAAGCAAAATCTGAGACGAGGGGGGTTGGCCGCCCTGTTCAACTTTGGCATCTGACAAAAAAAGGCCATGCCCAGTTTCCTGATACCCATGCAGAACTCACAACACAGTTGATTACCATTATTCGCAACCAATTAGGCGAAACAGCCATGGATGTGATTATCCATTCCCGTGAAAAAGAAGCCCTTTCCAACTATAAAAAAAACATGGAGGGTATCACTCATTTACAAGAAAGAGTTGAGCGTCTGGTTGCCATTCGCTGTCGGGAAGGTTATATGGCAAATTATTCTATTGAAGAAAATGGTGCTTTTCTGTTTTTTGAAAATCATTGCCCCATCTGCTCCGCAGCTAAGATATGCCAGGGATTTTGTCGTACAGAATTGAAAATTTTTCGCGAAATTCTGCAAGCCAATGTGGAAAGAACCGAATATATTCTTAGTGGTGATCGACGTTGCGCCTATCGCATCACACCATTGGTGTAA
- a CDS encoding MFS transporter encodes MIMTEEGRWRDLFSGKNASSAIVLSLGVGLMAVNTLIAITILPSIVRDIGGLNLYAWNTTLFVIASIIGSILSARLLSTSGARNAYLVASLIFFVGSLICTLAPSMGIMLIGRTVQGFGGGFLFALSYSMIHLVFEQALWSRAMALISGVWGIATLIGPAIGGIFAEMNAWRYAFGTMVPVLLLYALFSYLILPKRVQSTTKTALPIIQLILLSVAVLAVSSGSLSQDVRVNIIGIFIAVVLVFILIIYERRTSARLMPKNTFSLHSPHLILFATIFLLTVGLSGDVFIPYFLQMLHGQSPLISGYMVAIAALGWSAGEMLSAGWQGAKMRFAVVSGPVFMLAGMLFLFVILPYPSAGEWQIVLPIMLGLGLFGFGVGLGWPHLLTRLLQVSSEADKSIAGSSITTIQLFSTAFGSALGGMIVNIFGFYEPGGKEGAAVSSYWLFLIFAIAPVLAFLTAYKSAKIKVEK; translated from the coding sequence ATGATAATGACAGAGGAAGGCCGCTGGAGGGATCTGTTTTCCGGCAAAAATGCGTCGAGTGCCATAGTACTTTCACTCGGCGTGGGATTGATGGCAGTTAATACTTTAATCGCGATTACTATTTTACCCTCGATTGTAAGAGATATCGGCGGGTTGAACCTTTATGCCTGGAATACGACATTGTTTGTCATAGCATCCATTATTGGTTCTATCCTTTCCGCGAGATTACTCAGTACGTCGGGCGCAAGGAATGCATATTTGGTTGCGTCATTGATCTTTTTTGTCGGGAGTTTAATTTGTACTTTGGCCCCTTCGATGGGGATTATGTTGATAGGAAGAACTGTTCAGGGATTCGGAGGGGGATTTCTGTTCGCACTTTCCTATTCGATGATTCATCTGGTTTTTGAGCAAGCTCTCTGGAGCCGTGCCATGGCGCTGATTTCGGGCGTCTGGGGCATAGCGACGTTAATCGGGCCGGCGATCGGTGGTATTTTTGCTGAAATGAATGCCTGGCGTTATGCGTTTGGCACTATGGTGCCTGTTCTCCTGCTGTATGCCTTGTTCAGCTATCTGATTTTGCCTAAACGAGTACAAAGTACCACCAAAACAGCGTTACCGATTATACAGCTGATTTTGTTATCGGTTGCGGTACTGGCGGTCTCCTCAGGCAGTTTGTCACAAGATGTACGGGTTAATATTATTGGCATTTTTATTGCCGTGGTATTGGTATTCATCTTGATTATCTATGAACGTCGCACTTCGGCGAGATTGATGCCCAAAAATACGTTCAGCCTGCACTCTCCTCATCTGATTTTATTTGCCACCATTTTTCTGTTGACGGTAGGTTTATCGGGCGATGTTTTTATCCCCTATTTTCTGCAAATGCTGCATGGGCAATCTCCGCTGATTTCCGGCTACATGGTTGCTATCGCGGCACTTGGATGGTCTGCGGGGGAAATGTTGAGTGCTGGCTGGCAAGGCGCAAAAATGCGGTTTGCGGTTGTAAGCGGCCCTGTCTTTATGCTGGCGGGTATGCTGTTCTTGTTTGTGATACTGCCATATCCGTCAGCAGGTGAGTGGCAAATAGTCTTGCCGATCATGCTGGGATTGGGATTGTTTGGTTTTGGGGTAGGTTTGGGTTGGCCTCATCTTCTGACGCGCCTTTTGCAGGTTTCCAGTGAGGCTGATAAAAGCATTGCTGGTTCATCCATTACGACCATTCAGCTATTTTCCACTGCATTTGGTTCTGCATTGGGAGGGATGATCGTCAATATCTTCGGGTTTTATGAACCTGGTGGCAAGGAAGGTGCGGCAGTATCTTCCTATTGGCTATTTTTGATCTTCGCCATTGCACCTGTATTGGCATTCTTGACCGCGTATAAATCCGCAAAAATTAAAGTGGAAAAATAA
- a CDS encoding IS982 family transposase, translating into MYNLEELYCCVDDFCQKFIPLWHQQLIENGLRKRHREASLSLSEVMMILILFHMSHYRDFKTFYIEHVKQYFTADFPGLVSYTRILTLKKRALIPLCAFLSSRKAQTQGIAFIDSTKIAVCHNLRIPRHRVFEGMAQRGKTSTGWFYGFKLHLVINDCGELLAVKLTAGNQDDRQPVRALTKGLTGCLYGDKGYLSQALCDELEAEGVTLITNVRNNMKTKALSLWDRLMLRRRFLIETVVDQLKNISQIEHSRHRSQLGFLLEVAAGLIAYTFQPKKPSLNLRDNEIAIFKRS; encoded by the coding sequence ATGTATAATTTAGAAGAACTTTACTGCTGCGTCGATGACTTTTGCCAAAAATTTATCCCTCTCTGGCATCAACAACTCATTGAAAATGGATTACGTAAACGGCACCGTGAGGCATCCCTTTCTCTCAGTGAAGTCATGATGATCCTCATTTTATTTCATATGAGTCATTATCGTGATTTTAAAACATTTTATATTGAACATGTAAAACAATATTTTACAGCCGATTTTCCCGGATTAGTCAGCTATACTCGTATCCTCACCCTGAAGAAAAGGGCGCTTATTCCTTTATGCGCTTTTCTTTCATCACGTAAGGCGCAAACTCAAGGGATTGCTTTTATTGATTCTACCAAAATTGCTGTTTGTCACAATCTTCGTATTCCCCGTCATCGCGTATTTGAAGGGATGGCACAACGAGGTAAAACGAGTACAGGCTGGTTTTATGGCTTTAAACTTCATTTGGTTATCAATGATTGCGGTGAATTGTTAGCCGTGAAACTCACCGCAGGAAACCAGGATGATCGTCAGCCAGTCAGAGCGCTGACAAAAGGACTAACAGGATGTTTGTATGGTGATAAGGGGTATTTATCCCAGGCTTTATGCGATGAGTTAGAAGCGGAAGGTGTCACGTTAATCACCAATGTCCGGAATAACATGAAAACCAAAGCATTATCTCTCTGGGATAGGTTGATGTTAAGACGGAGATTTTTGATAGAAACGGTCGTCGACCAGCTCAAAAATATTTCTCAGATAGAGCATTCAAGGCATCGCAGTCAGCTCGGTTTTTTGTTGGAAGTTGCTGCCGGTCTTATTGCTTATACATTCCAACCTAAAAAACCGAGCTTGAATCTACGGGATAATGAAATCGCTATCTTTAAACGAAGCTGA
- a CDS encoding sulfate ABC transporter substrate-binding protein, which yields MNTEVIKLKVRKYAISVIFFLALTIVLAANNAWAKEIQLLNVSYDPTRELYQQYDQAFSEYWHQKTGDTVKIRQSHGGSGKQATSVINGLQADVVTLALAYDVDAIAESGRTGKNWIQRLPDNSAPYTSTIVFLVRKGNPKQIKDWSDLIRPDVSVVTPNPKTSGGARWNYLAAWGYGLAHHHQDQDKAKAFVKALYKNVEVLDSGARGATNTFVERGIGDVLIAWENEALLAINALGKGKFDIVTPSISILAEPTVAVVDKVVDKRGTREVATEYLKYLYSPIGQEIAAKNYYRPRDNAVAEKYRAFFPELKLFTIDEVFGGWGQAQKAHFATGGVFDEIIRR from the coding sequence ATGAATACAGAGGTTATAAAATTAAAGGTGAGAAAATATGCCATCTCGGTGATATTTTTTCTGGCATTAACAATCGTGTTGGCAGCGAACAACGCATGGGCAAAAGAAATTCAGCTGTTGAATGTATCCTACGACCCGACCCGCGAATTATACCAGCAGTATGATCAGGCATTCAGTGAATACTGGCATCAAAAAACGGGAGATACCGTCAAGATCCGCCAATCACACGGTGGCTCAGGTAAACAGGCAACATCTGTTATCAATGGCCTTCAGGCTGATGTTGTCACCTTAGCGCTGGCCTATGATGTTGATGCCATTGCAGAGAGTGGGCGCACTGGTAAAAATTGGATTCAACGCCTGCCTGATAACTCAGCACCTTATACATCAACCATCGTTTTTTTAGTCAGAAAAGGCAATCCGAAACAGATAAAAGACTGGTCGGATTTAATTCGTCCTGATGTCTCTGTCGTTACGCCTAATCCCAAAACCTCTGGCGGAGCACGTTGGAATTATCTGGCTGCGTGGGGATATGGGCTGGCACATCACCATCAGGATCAGGATAAAGCCAAAGCATTTGTCAAAGCACTCTATAAAAATGTTGAAGTGCTGGATTCTGGCGCACGTGGCGCAACAAATACCTTTGTGGAACGCGGGATTGGCGATGTGCTGATTGCGTGGGAAAACGAAGCATTACTGGCAATCAATGCTCTAGGAAAAGGTAAATTTGACATTGTTACACCAAGCATTTCTATTCTGGCAGAGCCTACCGTTGCTGTTGTCGACAAGGTGGTTGATAAACGGGGAACACGTGAAGTAGCAACAGAATATCTGAAATATCTTTATTCCCCGATCGGGCAGGAAATCGCAGCTAAAAACTATTATCGCCCTCGTGATAACGCTGTCGCAGAAAAATACCGTGCTTTCTTTCCTGAACTCAAACTTTTTACGATTGATGAAGTTTTTGGTGGCTGGGGTCAAGCACAGAAGGCACATTTTGCCACAGGCGGAGTTTTTGATGAAATTATTCGTCGTTAA